From the Rhodothermales bacterium genome, the window AGGGGAGGGGGGGGAGTCGCCGTTACCAGCAGCGTCAGAAGGTGCGTCGCGGACCTCTTTCGTGCCGAACAGCTTGTCGAGCGAGCGCTTTTTCGTGTTTTCGGACATGATTACGGGGGATAGAGAAGGACACCGAAAGTTTAAGCGCCTGAGCGCTTAGATGCTTTGCGCGTGGATTTGCTGATGCCCATCGCCGAGGCCAGGGTCTCGTAGAGCACTCGGTAGTCGGCGGCGGCGCGCCCCCGTCGGTCGTGCTCGAAGACGCTCCGGGCAAGGCCGAAGGCGCGGGGGAGGGCGGAGCTGTAGCGGATGGGGGCGAGCACCTTGCCGCCGCTTCCGGCGCGAGCCTTGCCGTCGTAGACCCCGAATCCTTCGTGGAGCGCGCCGAGCACCTCGTCGCTCTCCTTCACTCGGCCGTCGTAGACGGTGGGGAGGAGGAAGAGGCGCGGCTCGTGGTCGTCTTCCTCCTCGGCTCGCTCCAGAATCTCCAGCAGCCGCTTGAGCCCGTGGATCGAAGGGCTCTCCAGCTTCACCGGGCAGAGGACGACGTCGGCGGCGTAGAGCGCGTTGAGGCTGAGGAGCCCAATGTCGGGGCTGGAGTCGATCACGACGAGGTCGTAGTCGTCGGCCACGGCCGTGCTGCGCGGCTTGTTCAGCGCAGCGGCGAGGCGGTTCTTCGCACCGCTCGACTGGAGGAGGATCTCGACGCCGATGAGGCCGTCGCCGCCAGGGAGGAGGTCGAGTCGCGCGTCCGATTTCTCTTCGGACCGGACAGTGTAGATCGCGTCGCGGAGGCTGCTGCCTCCTTCGAGCACGTCGGAGGCGTCTTTGGCGAACGCCTCGTCGGTGAGGTGTTCGGTGGCCGAGGCCTGGGGCTCGAGGTCGACGAGAAGCACGCGGCGGCCAGCGGCGAACGCCGCTGCGGCGAGGTTCACCGCCGTGGCTGTCTTGCCGACGCCGCCTTTGAAGTTGAGGACGCCGATCGTCTTCATGGGGCAGGGGATAGGGGTCGGGATGGTTAAGCGCTTAAGCGCTGAAGCAACCAAAAGCCTGAGCGCTTAGGCACCCAGAGAATACGAAGGAGAGGGCCAGCAGGACAAGCGGGGGTGTTGCAAGGCGAGTGCCGGGTCCAGCCCATCCCTCGACGGGCCGTAGAGCGAGCCCGTCGAGGGATGGGCCTACCGCTTCGCTAACTCTCCGGCATCAGAACGATGGCGCATTCCATCTCCACCACCTCGTCTCCAGGCTACCTCGCCAGCCAGACGACCCAACTCAACCTGTTCGATCTCCTGGGTCTTCCGACGCCGCCTTCGAGCGGACGTCGAGAAGTCCCACCGAGAGACCTTACGGTTCTGCCTATTGCCCGACTCGCATTGGCCGTGGCTGAGCGCATCGATAGGGGAGAGGCGCTGTCGGCCGAGACGCTCTTCGCCCTTGCGGCCGACGCCTTCGGGGGCACCCTCGCCGAGGGAGCGTTCTCCGCCCGCGACGCCTACGACGCGGGCGAACTCGGGCTGCACCTCGTTCTCTACCGTGGCCTCGCCGGCGATGTCGCTAACAGCAGGGCAGGGGAGGCGATGGAGCGTCTCACTGAGATCGAGCGACTCGTGACGCTCCTGCCGAGCCAGACGCGGCGCTCCCAGGAACAGCAAGCATTCCAGCAGTTCTCGACGCCGGCACCCTACGCGTTCGCGTGCGTGTGGGCAGCAGCCCTCCAGCCCACCGACGTCGTGTTGGAGCCATCGGCGGGGACCGGGGCGCTCCTCACCTGGCCGCTCGCGGTCGCAAGGCGACTGGGCCTTCGGTGCTTCGCCAACGAGCTGTCCGATCGCCGGGCCGACCTCCTGCGGATTCTCCTGGAGGAGGCCGATCAGGACCCCGAGGGCGCGCTCTTCAGCGAGAATGCGGAGCACCTCCACGCCGTGCTCCCGGCGCACGTCCGCCCGAGCGTCGTGCTCATGAACCCGCCGTTCTCGCAGACGGCAGGGCGGCTCGGCAGCCGCCGCGTCCCGCAGACCGGAGTCGAACACGTAAAACAAGGGCTTAAGCGCTTAAAACCGTATGGGCGACTCGTCGCTATTGTGAGCGCGGCGGCCCGGCGTTCCTCGAAAGCGCAGGCTCCGTTCTTCGAATGGCTGCGAGGTGAGCCCTTCGCTCTCCGCGCCGATGTGGAGGTCTCGGGCAGCGTCTACCGGGCGTACGGCACCTCTGTCGAAACGCGCGTGCTGGTAATCGACGGGGTGAGGGAGGCCTCAGAGTCATGCATCACGGGCCGTGCAGAGACTGTACAGGAACTCGTAGAGCTGCTCGCGCCCGTCCGTGCCCTCCGCATGGCTGAGGTAGCGACGAAGCCGGAGCCAGTGGGGGAGGGGACGGTTTCTTCTTCGGGGGATGGTGCCGCTGACGATGTGGCGTCGCTCGCGCTCGTCCACCTGAGCAATGCATCATCATGGCCGCCGAAAGGCGTTGAGCCCTTGGAGGTATTCGCGGCGACGGCGGAGCACGGGCAGGACGAACTCACCGCGTGCATCTTCGACGCCTACGTCCCGCACGCCGAAGTTCCGGGGGCGAAGCCACACCCGACGAAGCTCGTCGAGTCAGCGGCGATGGCTGCGGCAGTGATGCCGCCTTGCCGGTATCGCCCGCATCTCCCGCGCCGAATCGTGGAGCAAGGGCTTCTCTCGGACGCCCAACTCGAAACCGTCTGCTACGCCGGGCAGGCGCACGGCGAGCGGCTTCCAAGCGACGGCGAGGCCGAGGGGGGAGCCTCCGGCTTCCGCCAGGGATTCTTCCTCGGCGATGGAACCGGAGTCGGCAAAGGCCGCCAGGTCGCTGGTGTCCTCCTAGATAATGTGATTCAGGGCCGCCGCCGAGCCGTCTGGATCAGCGAGAACCGGAGCCTCATGCGTGACGCCGTCCGTGACTGGACCGCACTCGGTGGTCCGGCCGACTTCCTGTTCGACCTCGGCGACGAGAAAGGACCGATCCAGCGGCGTGAGGGCATCCTCTTTGCCAGCTACGATACGCTCAAGGTCAAGCCGCGTGAGCGGAACGGCAAGACGACGGGGATCGACCGGCTGGAGCAGGTTGTGACGTGGCTCGCCGGCGACGGAGAGGAGGCCGGGTTCGACGGCGTGCTCATCTTCGATGAGGCGCATGCGATGTCGGCTGCTCTCGACACGCAGGGGAGCCGTGGGATCAAGAAGGCGTCGCAGCGAGCGCTCGTCGGCGTCGAGCTTCAGCGTCAGCTCCCGAATTCCCGCGTCGTCTACGCCAGCGCGACGGGCGCGACCGAGGTGGCGAACCTCGCCTACGCCGAGCGCCTTGGACTCTGGGGGCGTGGGACGCCCTTCCCGACCGTGCAGGCGTTCGTCGAGAAGGTCGCGGCGGGTGGCATCGCGGCGATGGAGCTCGTGGCGAAGGACCTGAAGGCGATGGGCCTCTACCTCGCCCGGAGCGTCTCCTACGACGGCGTGGACTACCGCACGCTCGTCCACGACCTCGCCCCGCACCAGGCCGAGACCTACGACCGCCTCGCCGAGGCGTGGCAGGTCATCCTCCGGGGGATGGAGCACGCCCTCGAAGTCACGCGCGCCGACAAGTGCGGATCGGCCAGGGCGGCGGCCTACAGCCAGTTCTGGGGGGCGCACCAGCGTTTCTTCCTTCACGTCCTCGTAGCGATGGCGGCACCCAGCCTGCTCCGCGACATCGAGCGGCGGCTGGAGGAGGGGAGGAGCTGCGTCGTCCAACTCGTCTCCACGATGGAGGCGGCCACCGAGCGCGCCTACGCGAAGGCGGTGGCCAACGGTGACGATCTACGGGATCTCGACGTGACGCCGCGCGACCAGCTTCTCCAGTTCGTCGAGGCCTCGTTCCCGACGACGCTCTACGAGGAGTACGAGGACGACGAGGGACGTATTCGTAGCCGACCCGTCAAGGACGCTGCGGGGGACTTCGTGGAGTGTCCTGAGGCGGTGGCCGCGCGCGAGCGGCTGATGCTGGAGGTGGGAGCGGTCTCAGTACCGCACGGCGTGCTCGACCAACTCTTGGGTCACTTCGGCACCGACGCCGTAGCCGAGGTCACGGGGCGGAGCCGCCGGTTCGTCCGCAAGACCGTGGACGGCGTAGAGCAGGTCGTGGAGGAGCGGCGGACCCGGCGGAAGTGCGACGCCGACGTCGAGGAGTTCATGGCGGGGAAGAAGCGGGTCCTCGTCTTCAGCCAGGCCGGCGGCACCGGCCGGAGCTACCACGCCGACCTCGCGGCCGAGAACCAGCAGCAGCGGGTGCTTTACTGCGTCGAGCCGGGGTGGAGCAGTGCGCGGTGCGTGCAGGGGATGGGCCGGGTCCACCGGGCCAACCAAGCCGTTCCACCCGAACTCGTCCTCGTGACGACGAACCTGAAAGCTCAGCGCCGCTTCCTGAGCACGATCGCGCGGCGGCTCGATCAGCTCGGAGCGCTGACAAAGGGGCAGCGGCAGACGGCGAGCCAGGGGCTCCTGTCGAGCGAGTTCAACCTGGAGACGCCGCTCTCGCGGGCGAGCCTGCACAACTGGTTCGTGGACCTCTACCGGGGCGAGGGGGCCGCCGCGAGTGCCGACGTCACGCCCAGCCTCGTCGAGGAGCAGATGGGCCTCCGCATCCTCGACCACGAGGGGCAGCTCAACGTGGACGCCATCCCCGATGTGCCGAAGTTCCTCAACCGGCTCCTCTCGCTCCGCACGGACGCGATGGACGCCGTCTTTGACTCGTGGTACGCCTACCTCTCGGATGCGCTGGAGGCGGCGCGCGAGGCGGGCACGCTCGACGTAGGCGTCGAGACGCTCCAGGCCGAGCGCACGCGCAAGACGGGCGAGGAGCACGTCTACACGCACCCGCGGACGGGGGCCAAGACGCACGTGGTCACGCTGGAGCTCACGCGCCGGACGGAGATCACGTCGTGGGCCGAGGTATGGGGGCGGGCACGTGAGGCGCAGGCGCTCGGGTTCTTCGCCGGGTTCGCCGTCAACCGCCGGAGCGAGCAGGTCTACGCCCTGTTCCGTGCCGGGAGCCGCACCACCGAGACGGGACGGGTCGTGGACCGCCTCCGCCGCGTCGGCGTCCGCTCGAACCGACTCTTCGACCAGTCGGAAGTCGACAGGCCACGGGAGGGGGGAGGCTACCGCCCGATCCATCCCGACGAAGCGAAGCAGCTCTGGGAGGCCGAGGTCTCAGCCGCACCCGAGTTCTACACCGAGGATGTCCACCTCGTCACCGGGACCATCCTCCCGATCTGGGACCGCATTGCTGGACACCCGCGCATCTACCGGGCGCAGACGACCGAGGCGTCAGCCTGCGGTGCCGAGGGCGAGCGCATGATTGGCCGCCTCATCATGCCTGACCATCTGAACGCCACGCTGAAGGCCCTCGGTGCCGAAGGTCGGCGTGTCGAGGTCACGCCGGACGAACTGGCCGAGCGACTGATGGCGGGGGCCGAAGCTGAACTCGCCAACGGCTGGGTGCTCCGTCGTCGCCGCGTCGCCGGCGAGCACCGGATCGAACTCGCGGGGCCGGACCTCGCCGCGATGCGCGAGCTGGAAGCAGACGGCGTCTTCTGTGAGATCCACCAGTTCCGCACCCGCTTCTTCGTCCCGACGGGGGAGAGGGCGGCTGGCGTCCTTCGGGCGGTGACAGAGCACCGGCCCGTCGTCGAGATCCGTGAGGGGGGAGCCTCTGGCGGAGGGGGGCGCTGACGCACAGACAGCGGACGATCCGCCGGGCCGGGGTCGCTCCCCTTTGGTGAGGAGCGGCCCCGGCTCTCTACGGAGGGCTAGGTCCTGTCCACGAGCGCCACTGGCGGCGCGAGGGCCTGGGAGAGACCCGGTAGGGAAGAACCCAGGCTCGAATCCGGCGACCGTGCTGGCCTACCTCGGCTGGCGCGGCACCGTCACCAAAGACCGGGGGCGGCCCCGACTACGATGACTCAACCTGCACACGCAACCACCGCCGTTCATTTCGACGATGGCGACATCCACACCGAGGCCGGGACGCGCATCCCGGCCGCCGAGGTTCGCGCCCGGCGGATCGCTCGTGAGGCCGAGGGCTGGCGCGCGTTCGCGGCCGAGCGGACCCGGATGCGGCCGGGCACCCTGACCGGCAAGGCCCTCGGTGCCTGTGCGTTCAGCGTCCACCACGGCACGCAGAGCTTGGCCGTGCCCTCCAAGCTCGTCGGCACGTCGCGGCACCAGGCGGTGCTCCGGGAGGTCGCCCGAGACGTCGGCGCTCCGTGGGAGCCGCTCGGCCTCGACGTGACGGCCGACGAAATCCGCGTGTTCTACCGCGGAGAGCTCGTCGGGGAGGTCCAGCCCAAGCACGCCGGGTGGGTCCGCCCACTCCTGCCGTTTGGGCTGGTGGTTCGCCTCACCCGTGTGACGGGAACGAGCGGAGGCGGGTACCGCCTCGGGTGCAACGTCGCGTTCACCGGCGTCGGAGAAGCCCTCAGCCGAAGGGCGGACGCCGCGAGCGGCATGAGTGGCGATTGTGCCCCGTCCACTTCGTCTGTAGACGCCCGGAGCCCCCTCCGGCTCGTTGTGGCGGACGAGGTCCGCCACGAGCCGGCTGCCGTTCTCACTGAGGTCCCTGTCCTGCCGGAGCGCGAGGCGCTGACGGGCGGCCCCGAGGACATCATCCTCTGGCGCACGCCCGAAGGGGAGGCACACGCTTCGGTCCCCCACGCCGTCAGACATAGTCCGTCGGGTATGGAATGGGGGTACGGCGGGTCTGGCCCGGCCGACCTCGCGCTCAGCGTGCTCCTCGCGCTCACCGACGAGCCGACGGCAAACGTGCTCTACCACCGATTCAAGCACGAGGTTGTGACTGCCATCCCCGAAGAGGGCGGCGTGCTCCGCGCCGCCGACATCCGGCGGTGGATCGAGCGGACGCAGCGCTACGCCTGCTGAGGCATCGGGCGGCATGAATAGCTCCGGCGAGGACCTGTCATAATACGGACTCGATCGGCGTGAACCCACGGAGCAGCAAAACCTGGGGAGGTTCCGACCATGCGACATGACGGCAGCGGTGGCAGTCAATGATCTCGCTAAGCGAGAAGGGCGAGTAGACCCCCGAGGTGGGGCCGAAGTAGAGGCCTCACCCCAGAACAGCTGGAGCTACGGTTTATGTCCACGGTCCGCCCTGCTTCCAGTGCGCAGCGAGAGGGGCGTCGCTGCGTGCGGCCTGGAGGACCGGGAGCAGGAACCGGCGGAGCGCGCCGATGACCTCCGCCAGCATAGCCGTCTCGCTCAGTCGGCCCCGGCGGACGAACGCCTGCCACTGCGCCTGCTTCCCGGCATCGGTGGCGAACTCGTCGGTGAGCGCGAGGGGTACGTCGACAGGGAGAGGCGTGGTGCGTCGGGTGAACGTGGCGCGGACGGCCTCGGTGAGCGTGGGGCCATCGAAGGCGTCGTGGCGGGCGAGGTGCCAGAGGTCGTAGAAGTCCTTCATCCGGCTGTTGAGGATGCCGAGCGTCACCATCGCCTGGAGCTTCTCAGCCACGACGGTCTCCTTCGGGTAGGCTCGGAGGACGGGCCGCGGCGCGTCAAGAAGCGAAGGGAACGTGGCCTCTGTCGCTTCGGGCGTGATGGCGTCGCCGAAACCCACGTCGATCTTGAGCCGGACGCGGGCGGTGCCCACGCGGG encodes:
- a CDS encoding DUF6166 domain-containing protein — translated: MSGDCAPSTSSVDARSPLRLVVADEVRHEPAAVLTEVPVLPEREALTGGPEDIILWRTPEGEAHASVPHAVRHSPSGMEWGYGGSGPADLALSVLLALTDEPTANVLYHRFKHEVVTAIPEEGGVLRAADIRRWIERTQRYAC
- a CDS encoding strawberry notch-like NTP hydrolase domain-containing protein, which produces MAERIDRGEALSAETLFALAADAFGGTLAEGAFSARDAYDAGELGLHLVLYRGLAGDVANSRAGEAMERLTEIERLVTLLPSQTRRSQEQQAFQQFSTPAPYAFACVWAAALQPTDVVLEPSAGTGALLTWPLAVARRLGLRCFANELSDRRADLLRILLEEADQDPEGALFSENAEHLHAVLPAHVRPSVVLMNPPFSQTAGRLGSRRVPQTGVEHVKQGLKRLKPYGRLVAIVSAAARRSSKAQAPFFEWLRGEPFALRADVEVSGSVYRAYGTSVETRVLVIDGVREASESCITGRAETVQELVELLAPVRALRMAEVATKPEPVGEGTVSSSGDGAADDVASLALVHLSNASSWPPKGVEPLEVFAATAEHGQDELTACIFDAYVPHAEVPGAKPHPTKLVESAAMAAAVMPPCRYRPHLPRRIVEQGLLSDAQLETVCYAGQAHGERLPSDGEAEGGASGFRQGFFLGDGTGVGKGRQVAGVLLDNVIQGRRRAVWISENRSLMRDAVRDWTALGGPADFLFDLGDEKGPIQRREGILFASYDTLKVKPRERNGKTTGIDRLEQVVTWLAGDGEEAGFDGVLIFDEAHAMSAALDTQGSRGIKKASQRALVGVELQRQLPNSRVVYASATGATEVANLAYAERLGLWGRGTPFPTVQAFVEKVAAGGIAAMELVAKDLKAMGLYLARSVSYDGVDYRTLVHDLAPHQAETYDRLAEAWQVILRGMEHALEVTRADKCGSARAAAYSQFWGAHQRFFLHVLVAMAAPSLLRDIERRLEEGRSCVVQLVSTMEAATERAYAKAVANGDDLRDLDVTPRDQLLQFVEASFPTTLYEEYEDDEGRIRSRPVKDAAGDFVECPEAVAARERLMLEVGAVSVPHGVLDQLLGHFGTDAVAEVTGRSRRFVRKTVDGVEQVVEERRTRRKCDADVEEFMAGKKRVLVFSQAGGTGRSYHADLAAENQQQRVLYCVEPGWSSARCVQGMGRVHRANQAVPPELVLVTTNLKAQRRFLSTIARRLDQLGALTKGQRQTASQGLLSSEFNLETPLSRASLHNWFVDLYRGEGAAASADVTPSLVEEQMGLRILDHEGQLNVDAIPDVPKFLNRLLSLRTDAMDAVFDSWYAYLSDALEAAREAGTLDVGVETLQAERTRKTGEEHVYTHPRTGAKTHVVTLELTRRTEITSWAEVWGRAREAQALGFFAGFAVNRRSEQVYALFRAGSRTTETGRVVDRLRRVGVRSNRLFDQSEVDRPREGGGYRPIHPDEAKQLWEAEVSAAPEFYTEDVHLVTGTILPIWDRIAGHPRIYRAQTTEASACGAEGERMIGRLIMPDHLNATLKALGAEGRRVEVTPDELAERLMAGAEAELANGWVLRRRRVAGEHRIELAGPDLAAMRELEADGVFCEIHQFRTRFFVPTGERAAGVLRAVTEHRPVVEIREGGASGGGGR
- a CDS encoding ParA family protein, whose protein sequence is MKTIGVLNFKGGVGKTATAVNLAAAAFAAGRRVLLVDLEPQASATEHLTDEAFAKDASDVLEGGSSLRDAIYTVRSEEKSDARLDLLPGGDGLIGVEILLQSSGAKNRLAAALNKPRSTAVADDYDLVVIDSSPDIGLLSLNALYAADVVLCPVKLESPSIHGLKRLLEILERAEEEDDHEPRLFLLPTVYDGRVKESDEVLGALHEGFGVYDGKARAGSGGKVLAPIRYSSALPRAFGLARSVFEHDRRGRAAADYRVLYETLASAMGISKSTRKASKRSGA
- a CDS encoding nucleotidyl transferase AbiEii/AbiGii toxin family protein produces the protein MSASPEKAASVRQRLLNRSRTEGEDFQALLTRYVLERFLYRLGQSEHRERFVVKGAMLFVLWEGNLHRMTRDLDLLGFGSSAIPDVEQAVREIVAFEVEDDGVTFAPETVRGDIIREEQEYEGVRVTAEARVGTARVRLKIDVGFGDAITPEATEATFPSLLDAPRPVLRAYPKETVVAEKLQAMVTLGILNSRMKDFYDLWHLARHDAFDGPTLTEAVRATFTRRTTPLPVDVPLALTDEFATDAGKQAQWQAFVRRGRLSETAMLAEVIGALRRFLLPVLQAARSDAPLAAHWKQGGPWT